The Perca flavescens isolate YP-PL-M2 chromosome 8, PFLA_1.0, whole genome shotgun sequence DNA window AGTTCACGTGCAGACCATGCACTACCCCTCCCCCACTAGCACCACGGTagtcttaaattacaaatcaagcactttagtccaatggctacttttcaggtttattgttttcttaaattatttaaatgtcttCACAAAGGACATGTTGTGATGACCTGATTATATCTGTcttataatatgtcagcaaGCGATGCATCACcaaggctgtgttgtagatgtAGATGaagcacagttaaccatatgcagtgcacccgtccatatgatgcacactgcacacataatttgggtgatatgaatgtaagatgattgcagaagtgacactgatctttatttttggttattatttttaaagaaatggcagagccgATTGCGAAAgcaaatccagtgtggcagggttttacatttttatgatgtacattgagggagcaaaagccatatcggctccaaatatcggctcaagaaaatcggcaGCCCGTATTGGTCATCGGCGAAGGCTGATGGGaaaaaatcggtatcggcactAAAAAATCCATATGGGTCGAGGCCTACAAGTCaagttattatttgttgttcctACAATTTAGATGagcgacaagacttttgtcagggactttctgtgttatttgtttctgtatttattgttggttttatattattgtttttatgtataTACCATCAACcaaattatgtaagcacataatgtaatcagAAAACTGCTGCCCTATATGAGACACGAGGGAATTATTTAAAACTTTACCCTagaacacgtgtcaaactcaagggcCAAATCCAGACCCTCGCAGATTtggatccggcccgcatatcaatttaggttcacaatacattttggcccgtatagtttttgtagctttttcaatgttttgtcaatgtttttgctttttctgaagtttttgtcacttttgctgatgctttttggggccttttccccgacgttttgtcactttttcccaaCGTTTTTGGGGCCTTTTCTGGCGGGGGTTTTTTTTCGaccttttttgttgcttttttctttgatggctttagttacttttttggggctttaggGTAAATTGTAAGTGAGAAGGCTATATGAGACACGCAATAATCCTGTAAAAAATCCTTGTGGATAAGCTAACAATTTGTTCTGTGTTGCTTGAGTGTGGAATAAAGGATTTTACATCCTCTACCAGAAATGTTTTCAATAAAGAGTTTGCCGTCTGTCCCGCAGCTACGTCATCGACGGCGCCACGGCGCTGTGGTGCGCGGCCGGGGCGGGGCACTTCGAGGTTGTGCGCCTGCTGCTGACTCACCGCGCCAACGTCAACCACACTACGGTCACCAACTCCACGCCGCTGCGGGCCGCCTGCTTCGACGGGCGCCTAGACATCGTGCGCTACCTGGTGGAGCACGACGCCGACCTCCGCATCACCAACAAGTACAACAACACGTGCCTGATGATCGCCGCCTACAAGGGCCACGCCGACGTGGTCAAGTTCCTGCTGGAGCGGGGCGCCGACCCCAACGCCAAGGCCCACTGCGGCGCCACGGCGCTGCACTTTGCGGCCGAGGCCGGCCACCTGGAGATCGTCACGGAGCTGGTGCGCTGCCAAGCCGGCATGGTCGTCAACGGACACGGCATGACGCCGCTCAAGGTGACAAGCAACACAACCCTGAGTAATAATGCAGTTTGTTGTAAAGGtctcatggcatgaaaatgtcactttatgagttttttttaacattaatatgagttcacccagcctgcctatggtcccccagtggctagaaatggtgacatttttttagggctgccacctattaatcggtcgttttggtcttagtcgactaagatttcattagtcgattagtcattttttttatgcttattcatgcttaattactcatttccaagaaacttctgagcacatttatggtaaacacaagatttaaagtggtggtttgcaggattaattgtggagaaactcagttttacagatggttaattaactacatttatattgtgcttttctagttttaaccacctctcaaagagcacagctctgtcaattaaatcaactaatcgattagtcgacaaaatcctataagtgttagtcgactaagaaggcctttagtcgaggacagccctacatttTTTTGGGAGGTGCACATCAGGCTCCGGCGTAGGGTCCGTATCTACACGAATACAGTCTGcgtacgtagccacggcgttgttttaacactgaagcataaaatgtatttttaagactttttttaaactagttACAGTGGGGCGGCTCGGTTGGAAACAAAGACGTAGTCATATTCTCAAATCTCCAGTTcgtccatgattctgttatcacatAAAGTGAAGagctctacattaatgctgccatcagtctgggaCTGGTCCGAGCCGAATCTTTCCACCGGGCTTAACAATCTATCAGGGAGAAACcctgtagggctgggcgatatatcaatattatatccaTCTGTctagaatatcatgatatctgattttctccatatcgcccagccctaccctgTAGCATTATCAAGTTGTTttctatagacctttttcacggcagacatgttgacatgtcatagtagaaaagcacaggtgtattcaaaaccattactgatggcttcattccacttaggagagaccctggtattaaaccattactgatggctgcattccacttaggagagaccctggtattaaaccattaatgatggcttcattccacttaggagagaccctggtattaaaccattaatgatggctgcattccacttaggagagaccctggtattaaaccattactgatggcttcattccacttaggagaggccctggtattaaaccattactgatggctgcattccacttaggagagaccctggtattaaaccattactgatggctgcattccacttaggagagaccctggtattaaaccattactgatggctgcattccacttaggagagaccctggtattaaaccattactgatggctgcattccacttaggagagaccctggtattaaaccattaatgatggctgcattccactttggagagaccctggtattaaaccattactgatggctgcattccacttaggagagaccctggtattaaaccattactgatggcttcattccacttaggagaggtcctggtattaaaccattactgatggctgcattccacttaggagaggtcctggtattaaaccattactgatggctgcattccacttaggagaggtcctggtattgttcatgctgactcactgaaatatcttactgagacacttgatggaactgagccatcgttaaggtgatcaatctcagctgtgcttttcctactatgacaagtcaacatgtctgctgtgtaaAAGCTCCATCCAGAGGTCAGCTTGTGTGTTCTGAGGGCTGCCACTAACGATTATTGTTTTTCAAGGTGGCCGCCGAGAGCTGCAAGGCGGACGTGGTGGAGCTTCTGCTGGCGCACGCCGACTGCGACCCGCGCAGCCGCATCGAGGCGCTGGAGCTGCTGGGCGCCTCGTTCGCCAACGACCGCGAGAACTACGACATCCAGCGCACGTACCACTACCTGCACATGGCCATGACGGAGCGCCACCGCGACCCCGACAACGTGGTGGCCAAGGAGCTGCTGCCGGCCATCGAGGCGTACGGCGGGCGCGCCGAGTGCCGCACGCTCCCGGAGCTGGAGGCCATCCGCGCCGACCGCGACGCGCTGCACATGGAGGGGCTGATGATCCGCGAGCGCGTCCTCGGCTCGGACAACATCGACGTGTCGCACCCGATCATCTACCGCGGCGCCGTCTACGCCGACAACATGGAGTTCGAGCACTGCATCAAGCTGTGGCTGCACGCGCTGCGCCTGCGCCAGAAGGGCAACCGCAACACGCACAAGGACCTGCTGCGCTTCGCCCAGGTCTTCTCCCAGATGGTGCACCTCAAGGAGCGCGTGGTGGCCTCCGCCGTGGAGCAGGTGCTGAGCTGCAGCGTGCTGGAGATCCGGCGCAGCATGGCGCGCGTGGAGGCGGCCGCTGCAGCGGCGGCGGAGCCCGAGCTGCCACAGGCCCTGGACAACTACGAGTCCAACGTCTTCACCTTCCTGTACCTGACGTGCATCTCCACCAAGACGACGTGCGGCGCCGAGGAGCGCGCGCGCATCAACAAGCACATCTACGACCTGATCCAGCTGGACCCGCGCTCGCGGGACGGCGCCTCGCTGCTGCACCTCGCCATCAGCTCCAACACGCCCGTGGACGACTTCCACACCAACGACGTGTGCAGCTTCCCGAGCGCGCAGGTCACCAAGCTGCTGCTGGACTGCGGCGCGCAGGTCAACGCCGTGGACCACGAGGGCAACACGCCGCTGCACGTCATCGTGCAGTACAACCGGCCGATCAGCGACTTCCTGACGCTGCACGCCATCATCATCAGCCTGGTGGAGGCCGGCGCGCACACGGACATGGCCAACAAGCAGAAGAAGACGCCGCTGGACAAGAGCACGACAGGCGTGTCGGAGATCCTGCTCAAGACGCAGATGAAGATGAGCCTCAAGTGCCTGGCGGCGAGAGCCGTGCGCCTGCACCAGATCACCTACCGCAACCAGATCCCCAAAACGCTCGAGGAGTTCGTCGAGTTCCactgagaggggaaaaaaaaatggaacccaaaggacaacaaaaaaagactctttgttcttttttaaaaaaacaaaaaaaaactttcttatAATTTTCTAACAAATTCAAACGGTGCTGAAGATGATGGTTCAGtactaaaaaaaacaagtttttgagtgtttttatGAAGAAGTGGGTTggctttttttacacacacacacacacacacacacacacacacacacaagcacggtTCAAAATTAGCCCCATTTACCAGCCAAATGCAGATTTGCCCAGAAAACACCAATGGTGATCTATTGGCTGGTAACATTGGAACATGCTCTAGCCATGTGGCTGCTGgataaaaaagttaattttaaaccctgatttttttattttttttttaagtattaacTGCTAAGTACTAGAGATGTTTCGATACCGGTTTTCCTTCCAGTTTCCGATACCTGATACCTTTTGTATCGGCCgatctatcttttttttgtttgtttttttaaaactgctttATAAACCGTCTCTGGGTAAACTCTCCGCTAGTGGACCAAAACCAGAAATCAATTTATTCGGTCTGCAACCAATGATGtcttttaatgtctttttaaatgtcttgtttctttttttccagtccCAAACTCAGATATTCAGTTTGTTATGATATGAAATtaaagagagagcagctgaaaactgcatttttctgccttttatttatgttttatttttttgggggcgtGAAAAATTGCTTTAAccattaatcgattatcaaaatagtcgTCCATttcaatcaactaattgtttcagctctaaaatCTTCTTCGCCGCTCTAAAAGACAGTAGTTGTGGCGGCACAGAAGAACTGATTTCTGGTCTGGTCTGCTTGCGGCACGGCTAGGCGGGAGTGACGTTTTTGTCCCGCTAACGCTACTTTTGAAGTTGATGTTTTTTCGGGActaaattacgtggtatcagatcggtgcacAGACTCGTCCATACCGGCATTTTAGGGCAGCATGGGATTGTTATCGGTATCGAAACAGCTCTACGTGCGTCTGGGTCTCTTGGGGCCACGGCGAGCTTTGttcttagagagagagagagtgtgtgtgtgtgtgtgtgtgtgtgtgtgtgtgtgtgtgtgtgtgtgtgtgtgtgtgtgtgtgtgtgtgtgtgtgtgtgtgtgtgtgtgtgtgtgtgtgtgtgtgtgtgtgtgtgtgtgtgtgtgtgtgtgtgtgtgtgtgtgtgtgtgtgtgtgtgtgtgagagagagagtgtgtgtgtgtgtgagagtgtgtgagacgGAGAGATGAACGGACAGAATGAATGAGCGAAAAATTCTTTTCTCTGGCTTAAGTTTTCATGGCGGACGACAACAACTGGCCGGCGAGAAAAGCGAGTCCGAAATAAGGAGACGTGATGCGACTGCGGTGGGAAAGTTCTACCAACTATCGGGCTTCTAGGTGGTCgtacgtttttaataaatgcttTACTGCCATGTCATTATTCGTAGGACTAGGGATATCATCGCCACTGCAATGTTCCCCCGTACTTTGACTTATGTGTGGCGGCCCGCCCACGACATCAACGTTGACCGCCACAAAtggattttctcttttattcatattttaaaacCTCATGTCGTCGTAGAGCATATTCATTTACTCAGCCGCATCAAGCCTCTGCCTCCCACCGTTTACCGTGTATCTACAGTTAAGTCTGTTTCTCTCCGCTGTTGGTTTTGCACAtatagcctagcgttagctaacgttagctcttgTTCCAGAGGAGCTCTGACCAGCATTAATTCGAGGGTGATGACACCTGCTTTTTGCTGCTGCAGCTTTAGCTTTTGGTTGTTAATGTCTGAGGGGGAGAGAAACACGGAGACATTTTAATATCGAGAGCCGAGCTGAACATTTTTTTGCCGATTTGTCGGCGCCGGAAGTGACTTGTAGGACTTTGCATTATTTCTGTGAATTGATCTTTCTGGAGCATAAAGGCTTTTAGGAATCAGTTTCTATGACTTCGCAcggattatttatttatttgtcggCACATCGTGCTGCTGCTGCCAAGTGTCTTCACTCTCTGTCAGGTTTATGATTGTTGATTTATTTCCATCTTTGCTCTTTGTGCCTCACGTGTCTCCAGAGCCAACCATCTGATTCCCAAAAATACTACCTTAGAGATCTTTATGAAAACCCAGAAAAGATTTAGTAGAAGTGTTCTAATCCACGGCGCGCACAAAGAAAGGTTTCCGGCCCACATGCTCTGATCCGAAACATACGTGTGCCCAATTTTGTAcgatgtgaaaccaaaactaaaaGTAAAGCAAGCATTTTTTTTGGTTGTATTTTCCCAAAACGAGCAAGAAGATCTGACAATGTTTCTGGCTGATCGGACTGGAAATACAGATAGAAACGGGGGGGAAAAGACACGTGTGTTCAgaatcttttttaaatgttgcagCGTAGAATCCTTCTTGATCCCGATTGGTTAGAAGAGTCTCTCAACAGCAGTACGCGTTAGACACATGGCTggtgtttgtttttcaaaacCAAAGGCCTGAATCTTTGTGGGTGCTAAGTAGCGGTTACACACGAGAAGCACCGAAAGATCTGAATATTCAATTGTATTCGGTTTGGAAAGTTTAAGCCCCCACGGCAGCTATCGATGCAAAAAGCTTACTTacttccacaacaacaaaatgtaaaaacccACCAGACCTTTTGGGGATTATTCCGTTGACAGTTTGCACGCTGAGCGATTTGTAGAGGCAGAACTAGTGTTCTGTGTTCAAGCAGCTCGCCAAGTTTGAGGGATTAGAAGCTCCTCTGAGGGGTTCGTTCATCTTTGAAAACCGGCCGATCGCACTTGAGAGTCACCGCAGTCGCAGCGGAAAAAACAAAGCTGTTTGCTTATTCTTTCCtcctgtaagtgtgtgtgaaagtgtttcTTTATGGGGGAGGGGGGCCCTTTAGCTCAACACCAGAGGTGCAccggtacttttttttttttttttttttttttttttttttcttctgcagaACAGATTTTAACTTCCAAGTAGTTCATCGTACAGTTCAGGGTGCTGCAGTAACGCCGCGCCCGGCGAGTCAATATAACAACCCAAGTTTCaccgttttctttttaaaaatatttttctactgttttttttctttttttttgcagagattttttttttattgtaaagagGCATAGACTTTGGGCAAGTAGAATTTTTGAATTAAAAAACCCTTAGCGTTGAACCCTGTCGATTTATCTTTagttttccaaatgttttgtcCTAAATCCAAAGATACCCAGTTTAATATGATATAAAaccgtaaacacacacacacacacgtccaaaACCCAAGGATATCAAGTTtaatatgacaaaaaaacagaaaaggttttttttttttataaccatCGATGGACTAGTCTTAATGGTTGCAGCTCTGGTATCTGTTCTGTATCGGTGCAGCTCTGCCCCTCCCCCCCGCGGTCGGCCCCCCCACCGAGGGAACCGTCTGAGTTGGTTTCCGAGGTTTCTTTCTCTGCAGCCACTCGGCCGCAGACGATGTTTTTGTGCGTAAGTGACTGAAGGATCCCtccagagatagaccttttaaaacctctttgagacctttctgttcaaccagaaacagctctgcgtcaaacccaccagactcaatttaaaaaaaataatacttttagcgtgtatagagccaacatatttccacatgtaaatcagtaaactgtgtttatttcaaccataactagagttgtgatggttgtttaaagtggaaagacgacacAAAATGGCTTTTcgcagttttattttgtttctgtcgactttgaatgaagtgtgttttacgatgctaaaatgactgattatttacatggagtctggtgggtttagcgaacgcagtTCCGCAgatgttttcatgtttaaaaaaaggatctaactctttaacagaaaggtcgacctccttagaaatcctttccataacattgtcagacacttagaatattaatctgattCTGTCAGCGGCAACGCGAGCatttttgtgaaggtaaatacaagctggacaattgtcctattacaTTGTAGCTCGTttctccgctgccgactgcagagatctcgcttaatactggaccaacgtcaaagattgttgttcccatcagtcacttggacacaaaaacataggaacatagggtccagggaCCCTTTAAGCTGTTGTTAAGCATGACGGCGGGACTCTTTCTAAACGTATTTTAAGCTGTTTGCTGTCTGCAAAATAAACTGGAgggtaaaaataataatttctcaGCTGCTGGTTTTGCTGGTGTCGTGATTGTAGATTTTTCTGAACATAAAGCAGCATGTGAGTAAAGTCCTGCATGTCAGACttttctagggctgtcctcctTATCAGTCAGTCAACTAATCAACCATTAAACGTACAACAATAAATCCAGAAactaatatacatatatacaaaatattacaggATGTCAGAGGGGATTTCTGCCTGGAGGTTTTTAGGGTTTGAAGTGatgataaataataatgataatgtgCCATTCAGAATgctaacttttattttttaactctgaggtattttttttttatttatcgcTGCAGGAGATGGATTGTGTCCCGACGGAGTTGGAGAAGTTTTGAGTTTTTATAACTAGTTTTTGTTTCTGTGGCTGAAACGAAGCCAAAGATTCTCCACGTCGTTGATGAGACTTTATAAAGACGTCAGCTGTGTTGTTTACTTCCTGCAGAACCAacgctgtcaaaataaaagcctttcTGCATTCATCTGCtgtgcttttctctttctcacttTATCGCCTGATTGGAGCAAAAGCCTGCCAGGTgcactgtgattggttgatgacACCTCATCAGTCTGTctcatatttatgtgtggggAGTTTAATTCATGAAGAGTTGGCTAGTTTTGAAGGCTgattctgaatttttttttgactAAATAGCTTTagatttacattttaataaaggGATTAAGTATTTTTCATTACAATTATACTGTAGGTgtcagagtgaaggcaaaacgtagcaaacagtttatttaaactgAGGGTGCGTACACCCTTCTGCCTTTTTTATTACCACAAGTTGAAAAACGCGTCGCTTCCAATTGGATAACATCTCTGACACAGCCACCAAATGACAGAAGTCCTCCCTCAAAGCCTGTTGCACACGCTGTTCTGAGGAAACTTGTTCAACCCGAGCAGCGTCTCATGTCTGCTGTCAAAAAAGCGCTTTTATTCAGAAAAGTTGaatttttttcaacttcaaaagacaaaaaaaaaaaagccctgacacaccgaccagacggccgaccatcagcagtaaagccagtcggactgatcagtctcctcgaaattggtccaaaaagttcctcagaacacaccaaagagacgaatatgtctccataacagcaggcggcgctgaTCTGTGTTGTCGCcgaaaaaatgaaaaccggcagctgattggacgaacgcgtcacctggtgtctggtttctccggaaatacaaagccagactgtcatggcggctcgttgagaatccgatctcatattggactaaaatagttcaccgaaacatgtttctggaaacatctgaagagagaaataggctgtgtgtgtgtgtgtgtgtgtgtgtgtagttgctgaatctgtcttcatttcagatcaacaaaaggtcagtttaaaaaaatttcctcagattttgagagactctagtcatgcTCATCCTGCTCCTTTTTTccgggttagctctccaccaatcagattggtcattgagtccgactgcccgccttccgattcaacaagtcaaatcggccaaaatgaaggcggCGCAGAACACAACTTTAAGAAAGCACTAAAACACGGTTTTCCCCCGTGGAGTTTGTTGGCCCGTAggtgtaatttacagggggggtGGGAGGGTTACAACTCCctcaataatcaaaactgtCAGTTCCCTCTGTTGTTATGTGTTACACTCCGTACATGGTGTTTTAATCCCCCCTGCCCTTGTATGGATCCAGGGTCTCACTAAAACAGGGTGAGTGGTTACGATAGGACAACAGTAAATGTACTGAATGTAATTCTAACTTTGAATGtaacatactgtgtatataaaaaatatattgctttaaaaaaaaaaaaaattattttttttaaatctcaaacaattttgaaagaaaagtgaatatctttgagttgtggacaaaacaggaCGTTTGAGGACGtttattttgggcttttttggaaacactgatccacatgtttcaccattttctgacattttagagtcCAAACTACTAATCCATACATCCAGAAAATAGTTACTTGCAGCTCTGTATATGAAGCTTAACATAACACACAACTGGTATATTTCTTGGCTTTATTCCAACGTCAACACAAACAGTGAACATaccaaacgtgtgtgtgtgtgtgtgtgtgtgtgtgtgtgtgtgtgtgtgtgggtgtgtgggcgGAACGGCGTCACATAACAGGACAAACTACTGCAGAAACAACAGCTTCATATCAAACAGTAATGccacaatcctttttttttattaattcatacatatttacacaaaaaGTTCAAGTTTGACTTTATACAACAAAAGTGCATCAGGTATAAATTGGACATAATATACAATATGTGTTCATAAGATGCATTTACAGTTTCCATTAGTATGAAAAAAGGAGAATAAAACCAGCCGTCTTAGGTAGTCTTTAGTTGTCTTGTTAAGTTCTGCTGTTGGTTTGAATGCTTTCCATCCGGGTATATTTATTCTTCTATGTCGGAGCCAGATGTTAACAtcccaacaagtcctccaaaacaTACCTATCTGTTGTTAGTTCCCCCTTCTGATACGACCCATGGTAACGGTCGCTGTTTTAAACACAttgttaacgttgtgaaacggttccagtttggttaggttaaggcaccaaaactactgagttaagttgataaaaaaatggaggtttgggttcaaatcagacgtgacttcacttcctgaaggttaccaCGGTGCCGCAGAACGTGACGTAGCTCTGTTTGttctttaaagtaaaaaaaaacctctctgtttccttttcttttcatacgggacatgaaccccgggtctcctgggtgaaagtcctgtttatTTTACTAATGtggtgttaaaataacaatgaaataatgcgttattgactttagaccaggtttttgttggtcactAGCACGATCGCTTTCCGCTGATAGCAATACGcgcagaatgcacctgaacacacctccctgtaagaccagcaggtGCATTAAGGCTGCGCCGGGAGCAAGGTAGAGCCCTAAATGTTCTCCAAATGCCTTCATACAAACAATCAAATGTTGAGAATTTTCACTCCTGTCACATAAAGAGAGGAAAAATTGTTTTTGAGTTACATAATGTAGTTAGGGTAGGA harbors:
- the fem1b gene encoding protein fem-1 homolog B; this translates as MESLSGYVYKAASEGRVLTLAALLHNHSEPDVRYLLNYVTQVAGQKSTPLIIAARNGHDKVVRLLVDHYKVDTEQTGTVRFDGYVIDGATALWCAAGAGHFEVVRLLLTHRANVNHTTVTNSTPLRAACFDGRLDIVRYLVEHDADLRITNKYNNTCLMIAAYKGHADVVKFLLERGADPNAKAHCGATALHFAAEAGHLEIVTELVRCQAGMVVNGHGMTPLKVAAESCKADVVELLLAHADCDPRSRIEALELLGASFANDRENYDIQRTYHYLHMAMTERHRDPDNVVAKELLPAIEAYGGRAECRTLPELEAIRADRDALHMEGLMIRERVLGSDNIDVSHPIIYRGAVYADNMEFEHCIKLWLHALRLRQKGNRNTHKDLLRFAQVFSQMVHLKERVVASAVEQVLSCSVLEIRRSMARVEAAAAAAAEPELPQALDNYESNVFTFLYLTCISTKTTCGAEERARINKHIYDLIQLDPRSRDGASLLHLAISSNTPVDDFHTNDVCSFPSAQVTKLLLDCGAQVNAVDHEGNTPLHVIVQYNRPISDFLTLHAIIISLVEAGAHTDMANKQKKTPLDKSTTGVSEILLKTQMKMSLKCLAARAVRLHQITYRNQIPKTLEEFVEFH